Proteins encoded within one genomic window of Polyangia bacterium:
- a CDS encoding MarR family transcriptional regulator — MQIIKRMAAGGSPSQLELAQDIELEPAALCRLVTELEEQRLVVRRRDPDDKRRVLVSPTRDGLALLTRAQPLVLAGIKATVSRLTAAEQLQLCRLLEKMADGDAATELRPSETANDEVRSHLHARAPSRAGRR; from the coding sequence GTGCAGATCATCAAGCGGATGGCCGCCGGCGGCTCGCCCAGCCAGCTTGAGCTGGCCCAGGACATCGAGCTTGAACCGGCCGCCCTCTGTCGCCTGGTCACCGAGCTCGAGGAGCAGCGGCTGGTGGTCAGGCGGCGCGATCCCGACGACAAACGCCGGGTCCTGGTCTCGCCCACCCGTGACGGCTTGGCCCTGCTGACGCGCGCCCAGCCGCTGGTCCTGGCCGGGATCAAGGCCACGGTGTCGCGCCTGACCGCGGCCGAACAACTCCAGCTTTGCCGCCTGCTGGAAAAAATGGCCGACGGCGACGCCGCCACCGAGTTGCGTCCGTCGGAAACAGCCAATGACGAGGTCCGTTCACACCTTCACGCCCGCGCGCCCAGCCGCGCTGGGCGAAGGTGA
- a CDS encoding ATP-binding protein — MSEYGRQTGERVLDEIPFGIWVAKAPTGEVLYANQSFQSIMGMAAVKGAGIAAAPAAYGIFDRQGNLYPVEKLPFSRALTSGAPVMVDDLVIHRGDGRRICVRAFANPIRDDQGAVSHVVIAFVDITAEVQVVSERAEIEKRLEVAIHHAPVLLFMMDLAGVVTVADGALRKTLTPVNGEMIGRSLLDDYKDVPVVIDNVRRALAGEIVTYSVDVQNHTLDVWIGPLRDAGGVQTGAIGICTDVTETRRLQMGIMQDDRIRAMGTVAASVAHEINNPLTYVLGGLEETARKLESLSTDVETLVRFGYDAAASAATLRGITRLKEFLNPVLVGTKRIRDVTRELRTFARPDDERLLSIDLGGVVRSVLSLLRKEIEARARLVEDLAPSPPVRANEARLVQVMTNLLMNAWQALPAPDPTRHVIGVRTGSRGGEAFIEIWDSGGGVPAALREKIFEPFFTTKDIGSGTGLGLFVSRNVVNALQGQISVHDVPGGGALFRVVLPAATGEGHPAVPAPSEASAVGRTEQSRRVLIIDDDALVAKALAVRLAGDRFEVRTVLDARQGLEILLADDRLDLVYCDVMMKDFTGIDFHEALRRKAPERLSKVVFMTGGAFTAEARAFLDERVDTHVEKPFDIVADALRRVGLPA, encoded by the coding sequence GTGAGCGAATACGGTCGCCAGACGGGTGAGCGTGTTCTCGACGAGATTCCGTTCGGCATCTGGGTGGCGAAGGCGCCGACGGGCGAGGTCCTTTACGCGAACCAGTCCTTCCAGTCCATCATGGGGATGGCGGCGGTCAAGGGAGCTGGCATCGCGGCGGCTCCCGCCGCTTACGGAATCTTCGACCGGCAAGGCAATCTGTATCCGGTCGAGAAGCTCCCGTTCAGCCGCGCCCTCACCAGCGGCGCGCCGGTGATGGTCGATGATCTCGTCATTCACCGCGGCGACGGCAGGCGGATCTGTGTGCGGGCATTCGCCAATCCGATCCGGGACGATCAAGGTGCGGTCAGCCACGTCGTGATCGCCTTCGTCGACATCACCGCGGAGGTCCAGGTCGTGTCCGAGCGCGCCGAGATCGAAAAGCGCCTCGAGGTCGCCATCCACCATGCGCCGGTTCTTTTGTTCATGATGGATCTGGCGGGGGTGGTGACCGTGGCCGACGGTGCTCTGCGAAAGACCTTGACCCCGGTAAATGGCGAGATGATCGGCCGCTCACTGCTCGACGACTACAAGGACGTGCCGGTGGTCATCGACAACGTTCGCCGCGCGCTGGCGGGCGAGATCGTCACCTATTCGGTCGACGTGCAAAACCACACCCTGGACGTGTGGATCGGGCCGTTGCGAGACGCCGGCGGCGTGCAAACGGGCGCCATCGGCATCTGCACCGACGTCACGGAAACGCGGCGTTTGCAGATGGGGATCATGCAGGACGATCGCATCCGGGCCATGGGCACGGTGGCCGCCAGTGTCGCGCACGAGATCAACAATCCGCTGACCTACGTCCTCGGCGGTCTGGAAGAAACCGCGCGCAAACTGGAGAGTCTGTCGACTGACGTCGAGACGCTGGTGCGCTTCGGGTACGACGCGGCGGCGTCGGCGGCGACGCTGCGGGGGATCACCCGACTAAAGGAGTTCCTCAATCCGGTGCTGGTGGGCACCAAGCGGATTCGGGATGTGACGCGCGAACTGCGGACGTTCGCCCGGCCCGACGATGAGCGTTTGCTGTCGATCGACCTTGGTGGGGTGGTTCGCTCGGTGCTGAGCCTGCTGCGCAAGGAGATCGAAGCCCGCGCCCGTCTGGTCGAGGACCTCGCGCCCAGCCCGCCCGTGCGCGCGAACGAGGCGCGGTTGGTCCAGGTGATGACCAACCTTCTGATGAACGCCTGGCAGGCTCTCCCGGCGCCGGATCCGACCCGCCACGTGATCGGCGTGCGCACCGGATCTCGGGGCGGCGAGGCGTTCATCGAGATCTGGGACAGCGGCGGCGGCGTTCCCGCGGCCCTGCGCGAGAAGATCTTCGAGCCCTTCTTCACGACCAAGGACATCGGCTCGGGGACCGGGTTGGGGCTGTTCGTGAGCCGAAACGTCGTCAACGCCTTGCAAGGCCAGATCAGCGTTCACGACGTGCCGGGGGGAGGAGCGCTGTTCCGCGTGGTTCTGCCGGCGGCCACCGGTGAAGGTCACCCGGCGGTGCCGGCGCCGTCGGAGGCATCGGCCGTCGGACGGACAGAACAAAGCCGGCGCGTGCTGATCATCGACGATGACGCGTTGGTGGCCAAGGCGCTTGCCGTCCGTCTGGCCGGGGATCGCTTCGAGGTGCGGACGGTCCTCGACGCCCGGCAGGGGCTAGAGATCCTGCTGGCCGACGATCGCCTCGATCTCGTCTATTGCGACGTGATGATGAAGGACTTCACCGGCATCGACTTTCACGAAGCCCTGCGGCGCAAGGCGCCCGAGCGATTGTCCAAAGTCGTCTTCATGACCGGCGGAGCCTTCACCGCCGAGGCGCGGGCATTTCTTGACGAGAGAGTCGATACGCACGTCGAGAAGCCGTTCGACATCGTCGCCGACGCCCTCCGCCGGGTCGGCCTGCCGGCGTGA
- a CDS encoding alpha/beta hydrolase-fold protein, which translates to MARMSLGSVLGLALGVLATLGGAACSSDLPAGSGNNGSGGSSAPTGSGGASGTGGANQGSGGTAVVDAATPGPDVAVAGTGGAPAGADGAADGTSDVGSDTGVTDPGTDGDGIVMIAAPFKASPDMTDKPGVAKGRTIQWQMGNSKTFGDGGRGAAVYLPAGYTSGTEVPFMVAQDGLGFSGGVRPLLDNMIADGRLPAMAFIFADPAGNRSGEYDTPSDKYYQFVETELLPAAIAQVMTQANLVLNLTKNPEGRGTYGGSSGGAAAFTMGWFHPESYRRLLTISGSFVALQHTTDFPGGCADYFNASVQNTVPTTMPNKPLRVFIEAGSNDLLSPTWRNANDSMGKALAAKGYHYRYVQAQGAVHEDTGAQRQYLPDAMLWLWRGYTKP; encoded by the coding sequence ATGGCCCGAATGTCTCTTGGTTCTGTTCTCGGTTTGGCGCTGGGCGTTCTCGCGACTTTGGGCGGCGCGGCGTGCAGCAGCGATTTGCCGGCCGGCAGTGGCAACAATGGTTCGGGCGGTTCGTCGGCGCCGACGGGAAGCGGAGGCGCGTCCGGCACCGGCGGCGCCAACCAAGGCTCGGGCGGCACGGCCGTCGTTGACGCGGCCACCCCCGGCCCAGACGTCGCCGTGGCTGGGACCGGCGGCGCACCCGCGGGGGCCGACGGCGCCGCCGACGGAACCAGCGACGTCGGTTCGGACACCGGGGTGACCGATCCCGGCACCGACGGTGATGGAATCGTGATGATCGCCGCCCCGTTCAAAGCCTCCCCCGACATGACCGACAAGCCGGGCGTCGCCAAGGGCCGAACCATTCAGTGGCAGATGGGCAATTCGAAGACCTTCGGCGATGGCGGCCGCGGCGCCGCCGTGTACCTGCCGGCCGGATATACCTCCGGGACCGAAGTTCCATTCATGGTCGCCCAGGACGGCCTTGGCTTTTCGGGCGGCGTGCGTCCGTTGCTGGACAACATGATCGCCGACGGGCGACTGCCGGCGATGGCTTTCATCTTTGCCGATCCGGCCGGCAATCGCAGCGGCGAGTACGACACCCCCTCCGACAAATACTATCAATTCGTCGAGACCGAGCTGCTTCCGGCGGCCATCGCCCAGGTGATGACCCAGGCCAACCTGGTCCTGAACCTGACCAAGAATCCGGAAGGGCGCGGCACTTACGGTGGCAGCTCGGGCGGCGCGGCGGCGTTCACCATGGGATGGTTTCATCCCGAATCGTATCGGCGCCTCTTGACCATCTCGGGCAGCTTCGTGGCCTTGCAACACACGACCGATTTTCCGGGTGGCTGCGCCGATTATTTCAACGCCTCTGTTCAGAACACTGTGCCCACCACGATGCCCAACAAACCGCTGCGCGTCTTCATTGAGGCCGGATCAAACGACCTGCTCAGCCCGACGTGGAGAAACGCCAATGATTCGATGGGCAAGGCCTTGGCCGCCAAAGGCTATCACTATCGTTATGTCCAGGCCCAAGGCGCCGTCCACGAAGACACCGGAGCGCAACGCCAGTATTTGCCCGACGCCATGTTATGGTTATGGAGGGGTTATACGAAGCCATGA
- a CDS encoding glycosyl hydrolase family 18 protein, whose amino-acid sequence MVAVLPGCGGTVGGPAVTNATGGSNGSNGAGGVTSTGGASGSGGAINQGGAGGDDVGVGGAASGGAPGSGGAPASNPDGSVDSGPPATTGGTKVVMYLPNWSGSFASWATKMDFKKMTHLNLSFGTVKSNVWSLGAADADVKTLVDAAHAAKVKVLVSIGGADDDIGIINSYATAANIDPLVTSLDAFVTRLDLDGVDVDLERGAMMKSSGNFPAFLKALIAKLRPEGKLITSALAQYIVEDAGSDATITAWLNSYDFINLMIYSTNMTTYTKELTWWTTTKMVPKANLTWGVEFSSKLTVDIAKQLTTASEAYGGVMLWEYSQGTEAQLWPAVQGSI is encoded by the coding sequence ATGGTGGCTGTGCTTCCCGGTTGTGGCGGTACGGTGGGCGGTCCCGCCGTCACGAACGCGACGGGCGGGTCCAACGGATCCAACGGCGCCGGCGGCGTCACATCCACCGGCGGAGCGTCGGGCAGTGGCGGCGCCATCAATCAGGGTGGGGCGGGCGGTGACGACGTCGGGGTGGGCGGCGCTGCCAGCGGCGGTGCGCCTGGCAGTGGCGGCGCGCCAGCTAGCAACCCGGATGGTTCGGTAGACAGTGGTCCTCCGGCGACGACCGGCGGCACGAAAGTGGTCATGTACCTGCCGAACTGGAGCGGCAGCTTTGCGTCTTGGGCCACCAAGATGGACTTCAAGAAGATGACGCACCTGAACCTGTCGTTCGGCACCGTCAAGTCCAACGTCTGGAGTCTGGGCGCCGCGGACGCGGACGTGAAGACCTTGGTGGACGCGGCACACGCAGCAAAGGTCAAAGTCCTGGTGTCGATCGGCGGCGCCGACGACGACATCGGGATCATCAACAGCTATGCGACCGCGGCCAACATCGATCCGCTGGTGACGAGCCTGGACGCGTTTGTCACCCGTCTTGACCTCGACGGTGTTGACGTCGACCTCGAGCGCGGCGCCATGATGAAATCCAGCGGCAATTTTCCGGCCTTCCTGAAGGCGCTGATCGCCAAGCTCAGGCCGGAAGGCAAGTTGATCACGTCGGCGCTGGCGCAATACATCGTCGAGGACGCGGGTTCCGACGCCACCATCACCGCCTGGCTCAATTCTTACGATTTCATCAACCTGATGATTTACAGCACCAACATGACCACTTACACCAAAGAGCTGACCTGGTGGACGACGACCAAGATGGTCCCCAAGGCCAACCTCACCTGGGGCGTCGAGTTCAGCAGCAAGCTGACGGTGGATATAGCCAAGCAGCTGACCACGGCGTCGGAAGCCTACGGCGGGGTCATGCTGTGGGAGTATTCACAAGGCACCGAGGCCCAACTTTGGCCGGCGGTTCAAGGCAGCATCTGA
- a CDS encoding LLM class flavin-dependent oxidoreductase — translation MDLAPVVQGGNASQTLRNSVDLAQHAETWGYRRIWFAEHHNMPGVASAATAVVIAHVAGGTRTIRVGAGGIMLPNHAPLTIAEQFGTLASLFPDRIDLGLGRAPGTDQRTMRALRRNLAGDVDSFPDDVSELLNYLGDAAPDQPVTAFPGVGTNVPIWILGSSLFGAQVAAILGLPFAFASHFAPAALADAVHLYRAQFRPSPRLNRPYVMLGINVFAADSDQEAALLATSLQQAFIQLRRGRPTRLLPPLPDFYDRLLPHERAMLDEALSCTFIGAPPTIAAALQAFIARTGADELIVGAHIFDHQARLRSYQLLAEVNTGLR, via the coding sequence TTGGACCTGGCCCCGGTCGTTCAAGGCGGCAACGCCAGCCAGACGCTGCGCAATTCCGTGGATCTGGCCCAGCACGCTGAGACCTGGGGTTACCGGCGCATCTGGTTCGCCGAGCATCACAACATGCCGGGGGTTGCCAGCGCCGCCACGGCGGTGGTCATCGCGCACGTCGCCGGCGGCACCAGGACCATCCGGGTGGGCGCCGGCGGCATCATGCTGCCGAACCATGCGCCGCTGACGATCGCCGAACAGTTCGGCACCCTGGCGTCGCTTTTTCCCGACCGGATCGATCTTGGGCTGGGGCGGGCGCCGGGCACCGACCAGCGCACCATGCGTGCGTTGCGCCGCAACCTGGCCGGCGACGTCGACAGCTTTCCCGACGATGTCAGCGAGCTCTTGAACTATCTCGGTGACGCCGCTCCTGACCAACCGGTCACGGCATTTCCTGGCGTGGGAACCAACGTGCCGATCTGGATCTTGGGCTCCAGCCTTTTTGGCGCCCAGGTGGCCGCCATTTTGGGGCTGCCCTTCGCCTTCGCCTCGCATTTCGCGCCGGCCGCGTTGGCAGACGCCGTTCACCTTTATCGCGCGCAGTTCCGGCCGTCGCCGCGGCTGAATCGCCCGTACGTCATGCTGGGGATCAACGTCTTCGCGGCCGATAGCGATCAGGAAGCTGCGCTGCTGGCCACCTCGCTTCAGCAAGCGTTCATCCAGCTGCGCCGCGGTCGGCCCACGCGGCTGCTTCCGCCGCTACCTGATTTCTATGACCGGCTGCTGCCGCACGAGCGCGCCATGCTGGATGAAGCGCTCTCGTGCACCTTCATCGGCGCACCGCCCACCATCGCGGCGGCGCTGCAGGCTTTCATCGCCCGCACCGGCGCCGACGAACTGATCGTGGGCGCTCACATCTTCGATCACCAGGCGCGCCTGCGTTCGTATCAACTGCTGGCGGAGGTCAATACGGGTCTGCGATGA